In Deinococcus sp. Leaf326, the genomic stretch GAGCAACTTCCCTCTTTCCAGCTTGGACAACTGCTCACACGTCAAGGCCACGTGCGGTCCGAGCTCTGCCAGGCGTGCGGCCACATCGACCTGCCGTAATCCCTGCCGCTCGCGCACCAGGCGCAGCCACTCCCGAGTCAATACAGGGGCACTTGGCCAGTCGACCGCCTGCAACGAGAGCTCGTCGTACCTGTTCCCCGGCTTAGGCTTGCTGGACATTGGAGGCTGTCATTTCTTGCGCTCGCACGCGACACCATCCCGGTCGCGGTCGAGCCGCGTGTGGTAGGCCGGCGTGCCCCGCTTGATGTCCCAGTAGCCGGCCGCGTTGGCCGCCTTGCAGTTCCTGAAGCCCCCGACCGGCACAGGACCAGCCGCCAGGGCTGAGGTGGAGGCGAGCACAATCACTATACAGAGACTCTTGACGCTACCGTTTCTTCTCTTCACCAGGTTTCCCCCTTCAATTCGTGCAGTACTTCTTCCAGGGCGCCGCGCCCGGCTGCCCTGTACGGAACATGGAACC encodes the following:
- a CDS encoding excalibur calcium-binding domain-containing protein, yielding MIVLASTSALAAGPVPVGGFRNCKAANAAGYWDIKRGTPAYHTRLDRDRDGVACERKK